In Rosa rugosa chromosome 4, drRosRugo1.1, whole genome shotgun sequence, the genomic stretch TCTATTGGGGCCCAAtagtggtttgattttgttttgttttttgttttttatacaGGAATATGGATGGTTCTTTGGCTGTTAAGTGCACTCATACTGGACAAAGTTTCATGTTTTGTATTAATCAATATATGAGCTATGCTCATTTGTTAGAATACATTTGTGAACGGTTCAGTTTTTCTGCAACTGATGGTATTGAGCTTCATTATTCCCTTCCTGGATGTTCTATATTTTTTCTTCGCAATGATGACGATTTCCAGATGCTGTTTAGCGGTGCCAAGATTTACAAGTTGGATTGTGTTGATATTACAGTGTTGAAGAACAATGGAAGTTGCAGCAAAAATGCTTCTGTTTCATTTGAAGATAGCTGCTCCGGTATtgtggatgaagatgattacCTCACTGAGGCATTTAGGACTGAAGTTCAAAAGTGTTACTTGTCGAATGAGTGGGCTAGTTACATTCAATGTGTAGGGCAGAAATTTCGTGGCGGTTCCCCCGAGTTCCGAGAGAAGCTTAGAAAATATGCTGTTGAAGTTGGGTTCAGCTTTGTGTTTATTAGAAACGATTGGGATAGAATTCATGCGGTTTGTTCCAATTGGGGAACCGAAGGATGTGATTGGAATGTCCGTGGTTATGTATCCCCTGCAAATGGATGCTTTATAATTGGTGATTTGAACAATGTGCACTCTTGCAAAGGTGTTCTTCGGAAGCAAAAACATGAGCTTTTGGGATCAAAAATTGTCAAGACATGTATTGAAGAGGACATTAGCTATAACTTATCATTGAAGTCAAGGGAAATTATCAGCAAGTTCAAGTCAGCTTATGGGTTTGATATATCGTACAAGGTTGCTTGGAAAGCAAAGCAGAAGGCTAGGGAAATGATTTATGGTTCTGAGGCTGATTCGTTTAACAAGTTAACATGGTATAGGGATGCTGTATTTGAGACTAACCCGGGATCTTCGTTTGTTTTGGAAGTTGATCCATCGAGCAATCGGTTTCAGAGGCTTTTCCTAGCTTATGCAGGCTGTGTTAAAGGCTTTGAATTCTGTCTTCCCGTCTTGTTTGTCGATGAGACTTTTGGGAAGAGTGTCTACAAGGGGCAGATACTTTGTGCAACTGGAAAGAATGGAAATCATGGTACTTTTCTCATTTCTAAGATCTTTTATTTGTATGTTTGTTGAAAATGTAGAGCGGCACACTCCCGTTGGCGGTGCAGCGGCACACTGCAATcatgtattggcccccaatagacatatattgccccccaatacatgtttattttcttatgatttatttcccctttctattttttttatgtttattattgtttttttattcttttttttgttgataATGTGGAGCGGTACGCTCCCGTTGGCGGTGCAGTGGCATGCTGCTATCAtgtactgcctcccaatagacatgtattggcccccaatagacttactctttttttctgtttgcaGGTTTCTTTCCTCTTGCAATGTGTGTCTGCGATTCTGAGACTGATGCTATTGGTCCTTTTTCTTCCAACACTTGAAGAGCTTGCTGGAACCTCAAGGTAGATTAATTACGTTTATTAGTGATCGTGGTGTTGGACTGTTGAGTGCTTTTGACAAGATATTTCCTGGTAATCCTCATCTTTTCTGTTACAAGCACTTGGTGCATAACCTTATGACTAAATACAACGGTAAAGGGTCTTCTGTTTTGAAAGATGATGTTAAAAAGAAGTTTTTTGAGTTGGCATATTCATTCACTGAAAAGGAATATCGTTTTCATTTAAGAGAGTTGAGAGAAGTTGGTGGTGTTGATATTATAGATTCATTTCTTGCTGATTTGCATGTTCAAAATTGGTGCCGCGCATTTTTCCCTGGATGCCGTTATGGAATTATGGCTAATAGTGTAGCTGAATCTTTTAATGCTTGGTTTGCTGTTGAGCGTGAGATGCCAGTATACACTATGCTTGATCAGACTCGGATTAGGGTGATGCAGATGATGGGTGAGAGGAGAGACGAGGCTCAACTTTGGACCTCGCGACTTACTCCTGTTATGGAGGGTCGTTTGAAAGAAGGTATGGAGAAAGCTTGCCGTTTCAATGTTCATTACTCCCATACAAATGTTTATGAAGTGAGATCAAAGTATTCTTATGTTGTGGACCTTGGAACTGTTTCTTGCTCGTGTAAAAAATGGGCGATTAACTGCTTTCCTTGCTGCCATGGTCTTGCTGCAATTCAAGCTGCCTCATTGGATGTTTATGCTTTTATAGATAAGCATTTTCATGTTGATTATTGCCAGAAGTGCTATGATTTTCCAATTTATCCAATTTCCAACGTTGATATGGCTTCTTCGGAATATTCTAGCAGTGGCTTCATACTTCCTCCAAATGTAAAGAGGCCTCCTGGGAGGCCTAGGCTCAAGAGGTTCAAGTCTAGAGGAGAGTGTGAAAAGAAGCTCATTCGTTGCAGTCGATGTGGCAAAATGGGACAGCACAACAAGAAGACCTGCACTGAACCTATTTGAATGTAAATTTGTCAATTGTTTTAGCATTCTGACTggttgtattggggggcagtactaggctactggggggcaatagatgatTTTATCGAGGGTTAGTTTAACATTTTTTGCTGTCAAAGATTATTGACATTGATTGGTCCTTCAATTTTATTGCTGACTGATAAATTGATTAAGTTTTTCAAGATCTTGTATTGAGATTTTTTCCGGTTGCTCTATccatttttatttcattttagcATGTCTTTTTCTGAGTTGCAAGTCTTTCCAATGGGTTGTGAAAGCTAACTGACCCTAcaaacgtctattgggaggcaatagactattgccccccaatagaacttgaGTTTTGGAGGCTTGAAGTTCAACAAGTGTGGAATTTTTACACCTGCATATTTCCAATGTAGTTTGATGTCCTACTATTTTATTTCTGGCCCTCTATACAAgttttattgggggccaatagatgtctattgccccctaatagaaccTGGTTTCTGAGGGCTAAATGCACAGGTATGTAATATGGGCCTGTATTTTAAATATTGACATGTGATATGCTAAACAGTAGAAACTGGAAACAAATTCTTTCAACTTAACAGAAAATATATTGAAAAGCTTTCAAATCATCCCAAAGTAGTATTAATATTCCAAAATTTACATTTTCTAGCTTTGTGTGTTTCCTACAGTAAGTGCAGCTTCTTGATGGTATCTTTCAACACTCCAACGACATTCCTCCATTGCAAACCTCTCAAGAATTGTTTTCCTCATGTCATCTGCTTTCTTCTTGTTCGGTGGCACTCCGTGAACTATGCTTTCCATGAAATAGAGCATAAAAGGCCCACAGTCCCCCCTGTAAATCATGAATTAAACTTAGTGATCCTCAACAAAGTACTTATTGCCCCACAATAGGcatgtattggcccccaatagactgAAAACTTGGCACAAATGTAATaattaaattttcatttttcacatcaTAAACAAATATTAAAGCATTTTGAAGCACTTACGATGAGGTTTTCTGCTGAGGGCAGTTGAAGTCTTCTACAAGCTTGTAGTCCTGTTCACCTATATGATTATCCAAGATCCACCTTCtgacctctttctctctttcggTCATTTCTTCAACCTCAGTGATAAGTTCTCCTTGAGCGTCCTCACCTTTACACTTTTCTCTTGTGTTGTCTTGATCCTGGCTGTTAGTGTCAAATTTTCTGGCTGTCATGTTCACATCACGGATGAACCTCCTTATGTGCTTTACCTGTTTGATACAGATATATGAAGCATCAATAGACATTCTAAATTTGACCAGAGTTGAAAAATAAACACATTGTTTTGATATTATTACTTACCACCCAGTTTGCGTTGGTGTAGTGGTGATTATCTTTTGTCCATTCCTTCTTTGGAGGCAGCATAGAGTTCATGTGAACAAAGCGTTTTTTCTCATTGTCGATGATAAGCAGTGTGTAGTGCTGGCTGTAGCAATGGTGGATCGGGATGAGCACCTTGGGGTAGCTGAAGTTACTCCACAGTTGTTCAATTAGAAATAACTCTATTTCAATCACATGGCCTTTGAAGTCGTCTTTCAAAAGgctctttccttctttcttgaAGTCTGCCAGTTTATTTTCATGTTGAATAGCGTAGTACTGTACAGGAAATAGACACATATTAAATCATTCAATTGTTATAGACACGCTGCTATTTTTGCTTCATTACTTACCGCTGCTTCAATGTCCAGCAATCCAATTTgagtcttcttttctttcagttCATTCTGTAATATTTCAGTGTAAGCCTTGATCACCTGCAATCGTTTAATTTGTTAGTATTATATATGTGAAGTTCAGCAcctatattgccccccaatagtcaCATATTGGGGACCAATATatgcctattggggggcaataggtgACTATTGGggaccaaaaaaaacaaaaatttaaaacttACACTAATATCCAAATCTTCCTCTTGGATGATAATCTTCATGTCTCTcctttgaaggaatggatggatttcaaaactttttaattagtgcggaataagtttaacaattaaactactaactaaacataaaattcattcctttaacccatgatcttggcttattgtgatatgtatataaacaaagcatgcatagtaaggaataacaaagagggagtttatgttctactcacccttggagcgtgattttaatccgatctaagtgaaccaccaaagttcctctccttgatctctccttgtgtgtgtttcctccaccttgaagcaccttgaattaagaactccttcttgtactccttcttgtgcttgtaatctcctccttgatgtaacaagtaaagccacaaaaatatatggcctctaaggatcttcaccaagtgaatcaagagatgaagaaagatgaaagaaaagaagaaattatgcaagtgttcttctttcctttaatttctgaaaaatggaccaagagagaactctctttctctctctctaatctgaaaatcatggtgtagagatgctaccattattatgtctatgctttcacttttatataataggaaataactccaattactaaaagaaaatattgactttcataaagccaatattttggctggtccatacatgttattgggcactaaaaatgtgtcttgggctttcatttaaatctcatttagtgaagcccaagtccacaccaaaaacccgacaatcgtttaggcccaataggttcggttttacccgaaaatcctaattatgttcaaataataaatctaattaattatttgctcataaccaactctgtttaatcttcttcatatacaatctcaaggatccacttatatggtgtgcgatctcttaggttctaattaacaaggcagtgaagtttatagaaaccattctattttgtttacgaatttttgattctcccttattattaggataataaatgtttattaatcctcggggacttcacaagtcatgagtgacgtcttgcaacatatcatgactaccctagttaatgtagaatgacaaagaacctattcaattggaattacaatacaatacggtccttctctaacacgatgttctaaatcacatcatcggggtatggaattgatatgtcaatcccctaatgtgattttcattcttatgtgattcttagaatgtgattaaaaactcctttttaaatctcattcaatgctttggccaaagactcattgaatcacatctttgaacatacaccttatttacttaaggatagagattccttgttgtacactaacatgtctccatgaccgaattgattataccaatgaatgcatctattatatccattaagggacacaatattattgcatcatcaagagataatccattcactcataagacaactatggtgtctcaggtcaaaggactaatttgcattattgcaatttagagttcaagtttgacatgtaagtaagactccatacgagaactctaatgatcgcgttcagtgtactctctaagttaagagcacccacatacttgtattagtgtctctacacaaatgacaagagacatatcatcctccatattgagcatacatagtatgtgctagtctttccggattatcaatgtccaagtgataatcctatgactaggaaccttttaggataagagtgtgaaagagtaaaggtctcacacatctaactctttagattactttctctttaactcatattccttggaccttgttcaatcaaatattatatataagcaatgaacaataaacttgcccttttgaataataataattacaataataattacattaaaatgattgttttaggacacaattccttcatccTTGTTACCCCTATTATGCCATTTCTACTTGTCCATTAGGTATATCCTATTATGCCATTTCTTCATGTCTCTCCTTGTGTCAATCAATCTCCAGAAAGCACTTAGAGTGCATTTCTGTTGCCTGCACTCGATctttgcattttcttttgtatcttctttcttcttccttccccctttctttggctttttctcttttgtcttTGACTTTTCCATTTTAATCTTCTTTTTCGTTGTCTGTTCATCCTTGTCATAGTTAACTGTTGTCTTTTCTTACTCCTTTGACTTCTTGTCTGGACATAGAACCTTTGTGTCGTTTCtctgtcatcatcatcatcttcttcttcttcttattcttcttcttctccttcttcttctcgtTCTCCTTCTCCTACTACTTCTTCAtctgtttcttcttctacttcttcttctgtttccgcctgttcttctgtttcttcatcttcagtagaagtttcttcttctcttctagaTTTCTTCTTATTCTTTAATTATGTCAGCCTTTGCTGAAGTGTTTTCCGTTTTGTTTCTTCCTTATCTTCTTCAGAGCTGGAACTGACTTGTGGTCATTTTGTTCTTGCCATTCTGAtcataaacaaaaaaataaaaaatcattaatAATGATCAACACCTCAACTATTGAACTTCAgtaaacatctattgccccccaataggcatgtattggcccccagtagatgATTCTGTTATGGGCAATAGTCATGTAAAGgtccccaatagacatctactGCACATAACAGAAGCTTCTATTGTCCGAATAAACATGTCTATTGGgacaatagacatgtattggcccccaataggcATCTACTTCCCCACAACAGAAGCTTTTGTTGAGGGCCAATACATGCCTATTGGGGGTCAATACATGCCTATTGGGGCCAAATACATGCCTATTAGGGGCATATACATGTCAATTGTGACAATAGACATGTCCATTATGCAATATAcatgtattggggggcaatacatgccTATTGGGGCCAAATACATGCCTATTAGGGGCATATACATGTCTATTGTGACAATAGACATGTCCATTATGCAATATACAtgtattagggggcaatagacatgtattggcccccaataggcATCTACTTCACCACAACATGAAAAGTCGCCAGATTTGAAACCGAAACCCTAGATTTTTCAGATtttgaaacatgaataattCTATTCTTGTCATTTACCCACTCGATTAACCAAACCTAGGCTACGAACAAGTTCAATCTCAACAGAAAGGAAAAGAATATGAAACGGAAAAGAGATTTTCACTCACTTTCTATCAATACAGAAGCCGGAGAATGTTGAAGCACCGCCGGAGTTGGTCTAGATAGCACTTTTCATTGAgccaaataaaattattttggcgTGACCAATGTGTCATTATTTTATCTACTATGTCATGTAGACTTATCTACATACTTTACATTATTGTATAATACAACAATAATTGCAAACTTTCCTAACGAGGAAGTTATAATTTATCGCATAtctgcgagttgtcactttaataagacaattctcccgtcattaggggagaaatattatgaaaaacgatatgaattggtgtgTGATATTTATCCACCATGTCTTATTATTATCTTAAGAAAAAGTCTCAATCAATTACgagaaattgagaaagtgaCACTTATTAAAGACAAGTTTTTGACctaaaaattggtttgggctcgcCACCCACTAATGGATTTCCAATCCAAATTTTTTGCACACATATTTTGCGAATGGTCAAACTAGatggtcttcccgccgttagggggaggaaacacTATTGTAACGGCGTGCATTATGTGGGATATATCCACCAAGTCCAATGTTTTAATCTCCCTataagggaagattatacaagccctataacactcgttatgaggttatacaaagatccacattctttaattaatttgtccttGAGAGACAATAAATGCCCTAAAAGAGGCATGGGTACCTGATAtgaataagcttattatagctaatgcatgcatatattttgaatgtgtAATAGATCTCTAATTGATGATATCTCATCTATAGTAGCGCTACTAAAAATTATCAAGGGTTGTATACTATACCACGTTTCGCTGTGTCGACAAACTATAAAATTGTCCAAATTGGAAAGAGTCAATTCCAATGAATTTAAATATTGTAAACGTGATGATATACTTGGACTTTATCTACCCTAAAAATTACAAAGGGTGTACTTAAGTGAAttgaaatcactatgacacaattctctttatagagacatgagcttatcattcttctccaagcgacaacttttctataagtacagtgttacatatagctattatattgacgagaggcttATAGCAGGTTGTCATGATTATTATGAAAATCTTAAAGGCAAATTACTAAAAGCAAATCCCCAaatgtgtcattataagcatgCATATTGCTTAATCAAATCCTTGACCGATTCATATTGCCCAAGggcaagtccatgaatgagTAAAAGAGCTTAAGGCTCACTCATGGAAACAAAAGGTCTAAAGTTTCATAGATACTCATTCATTTACAGTCAAAGTAACTtattgcctcaatgagtactatgacaaaaCTAAGAAATCAAATTCGAATCATACtcataatgttgcaacatattctaacttccgCAAAGTTATGAATACATCTAGATCTCATATTGAGcctatatgaaattatcaattacacTAATTGATATTTATGGCTAAGTATGCCATACTTAAATTTCAATGCTCGGAATATTGAATAaaggtaaatgtgtcaattattgttcctttatattgttattctttgctaatatctttatttataatttgagcatatgaaattggttctaCTCTAATCAAGTCAGGTAAGATTCATTAAGAAcatcatagttttattggtaTTACCCTAACCTTCGCAGGAATTGCAATTCATGATGAGTCCCCttttatgcaaagcacacatagtctcacctatgtgatcgacacaccatatccaatatacatggtgcatgtattttattgcatacatgattgaagcttgcaaaaatcagggggagattctcatcaggggagcattcaaaattatgctacctaggacatatgcgtgttgtactctttttctccttcgaccagggttgtttttgtcccactgggtttttgttgcctggcaaggtttttgacgaggcaacattaagcgcgtccaacaccatatcatttagtggtggacatccaagggggagtgttataaatattatataaatgtggttgtccactgtaaatactcattagttatgtccttatgatgtaaacattactcctatataaaggggtctaatgagaatgaaatacacacttctacctcctcctacattttgtttctctattctatctctctcttattctctagtttataacaattGTCACTTATTTTGGAtcaatatataatttttttcaaaagagaAAGGAAATTACAAACAAAAACCACGAGAGCAACCTAGACCTAAGgagtcaaacaaaaaaaattggcaGCAGTAAGGGCTGGGAACAAGACCAAGCAGAAGTGTTGCTGGTGTGTCTTAGTTTTGCAAGAGCATTCGCCAAGAAGTTCGCCTCGTGCATATTTCCGGAAAGAGATTATCTGAAGCTGGCGGGAGAGCAGCCGAATGTCATAGATAATTGGTTTAACTCGCCATGGGACATGAGTTCGACCAGCCAAAGCATCAAGCAACAGTTTGGAATCTCCTTCAACCTCAAGAGAGGAGAAGCCATGGAGTTAGGTTGCAAGTAAGCCAGCTCTAAGAGCAAGACCCTCCGCCAAAAGtaacaggacccgccccagatttcaccctgaaatccgaagtggccctggggggcccactttagaagaaattctaccaaaaatttggcggaacttcccctaaaagtaggctactcaaaacctgtaggaaaacatttacacttctaaatcatccatccttaatcttctggagccatctgctccccaaatcacaactccaatttcacaaatattgttaatgtctaaaagttcggcggtagctgaacctttgttaacgctgatccggtgggcggatcgatacttat encodes the following:
- the LOC133744968 gene encoding uncharacterized protein LOC133744968, translating into MTKYNGKGSSVLKDDVKKKFFELAYSFTEKEYRFHLRELREVGGVDIIDSFLADLHVQNWCRAFFPGCRYGIMANSVAESFNAWFAVEREMPVYTMLDQTRIRVMQMMGERRDEAQLWTSRLTPVMEGRLKEGMEKACRFNVHYSHTNVYEVRSKYSYVVDLGTVSCSCKKWAINCFPCCHGLAAIQAASLDVYAFIDKHFHVDYCQKCYDFPIYPISNVDMASSEYSSSGFILPPNVKRPPGRPRLKRFKSRGECEKKLIRCSRCGKMGQHNKKTCTEPI
- the LOC133744967 gene encoding uncharacterized protein LOC133744967, producing the protein MDGSLAVKCTHTGQSFMFCINQYMSYAHLLEYICERFSFSATDGIELHYSLPGCSIFFLRNDDDFQMLFSGAKIYKLDCVDITVLKNNGSCSKNASVSFEDSCSGIVDEDDYLTEAFRTEVQKCYLSNEWASYIQCVGQKFRGGSPEFREKLRKYAVEVGFSFVFIRNDWDRIHAVCSNWGTEGCDWNVRGYVSPANGCFIIGDLNNVHSCKGVLRKQKHELLGSKIVKTCIEEDISYNLSLKSREIISKFKSAYGFDISYKVAWKAKQKAREMIYGSEADSFNKLTWYRDAVFETNPGSSFVLEVDPSSNRFQRLFLAYAGCVKGFEFCLPVLFVDETFGKSVYKGQILCATGKNGNHGFFPLAMCVCDSETDAIGPFSSNT